The following coding sequences are from one Macaca nemestrina isolate mMacNem1 chromosome 1, mMacNem.hap1, whole genome shotgun sequence window:
- the LOC105498440 gene encoding SERPINE1 mRNA-binding protein 1 isoform X2, with product MPGHLQEGFGCVVTNRFDQLFDDESDPFEVLKAAENKKKEAGGGGVGGPGAKSAAQAAAQTNSNAAGKQLRKESQKDRKNPLPPSVGVVDKKEETQPPVALKKEGIRRVGRRPDQQLQGEGKIIDRRPERRPPRERRFEKPIEEKGEGGEFSVDRPIIDRPIRGRGGLGRGRGGRGRGMGRGDGFDSRGKREFDRHSGSDRSGLKHEDKRGGSGSHNWGTVKDELTESPKYIQKQISYNYSDLDQSNVTEETPEGEEHHPVADTENKENEVEEVKEEGPKEMTLDEWKAIQNKDRAKVEFNIRKPNEGADGQWKKGFVLHKSKSEEAHAEDSVMDHHFRKPANDITSQLEINFGDLGRPGRGGRGGRGGRGRGGRPNRGSRTDKSSASAPDVDDPEAFPALA from the exons ATGCCTGGGCACTTACAGGAAGGCTTCGGCTGCGTGGTCACCAACCGATTCGACCAGTTATTTGACGACGAATCGGACCCCTTCGAGGTGCTGAAGGCAGCggagaacaagaaaaaagaagccGGCGGGGGCGGCGTTGGGGGCCCCGGGGCCAAGAGCGCAGCTCAGGCCGCGGCCCAGACCAACTCCAACGCGGCAGGCAAACAGCTGCGCAAGGAGTCCCAGAAAGACCGCAAGAACCCGCTGCCCCCCAGCGTTGGCGTGGTTGACAAGAAAGAGGAGACGCAGCCGCCCGTGGCGCTTAAGAAAGAAG GAATAAGACGAGTTGGAAGAAGACCTGATCAACAACTTCAGGGTGAAGGGAAAATAATTGATAGAAGACCAGAAAGGCGACCACCTCGTGAACGAAGATTCGAAAAGCCAATTGAAGAAAAGGGTGAAGGAGGCGAATTTTCAGTTGATCg ACCGATTATTGACCGACCTATTCGAGGTCGTGGTGGTCTTGGAAGAGGTCGAGGGGGCCGTGGACGTGGAATGGGCCGAGGAGATGGATTTGATTCTCGTGGCAAACGTGAATTTGATAGGCATAGTGGAAGTGATAGATC TGGCCTGAAGCACGAGGACAAACGTGGAGGTAGCGGATCTCACAACTGGGGAACTGTCAAAGATGAATTAAC aGAGTCCCCCAAATACATTCAGAAACAAATATCTTATAATTACAGTGACTTGGATCAATCAAATGTGACTGAGGAAACACCTGAAGGTGAAGAACATCATCCAGTGGCAGACACTGAAAATAA GGAGAATGAAGTTGAAGAGGTAAAAGAGGAGGGTCCAAAAGAGATGACTTTGGATGAGTGGAAGGCTATTCAAAATAAGGACCGGGCAAAAGTAGAATTTAATATCCGAAAACCAAATGAAGGTGCTGATGGGCAGTGGAAGAAGGGATTTGTTCTTCATAAATCAAAGAGTGAAGAG GCTCATGCTGAAGATTCGGTTATGGACCATCATTTCCGGAAGCCAGCAAATGATATAACGTCTCAGCTGGAGATCAATTTTGGAGACCTTGGCCGCCCAGGACGTGGTGGCAGGGGAGGACGAGGTGGACGTGGGCGTGGTGGGCGCCCAAACCGTGGCAGCAGGACCGACAAG tcaaGTGCTTCTGCTCCTGATGTGGATGACCCAGAGGCATTCCCAGCTCTGGCTTAA
- the LOC105498440 gene encoding SERPINE1 mRNA-binding protein 1 isoform X3: protein MPGHLQEGFGCVVTNRFDQLFDDESDPFEVLKAAENKKKEAGGGGVGGPGAKSAAQAAAQTNSNAAGKQLRKESQKDRKNPLPPSVGVVDKKEETQPPVALKKEGIRRVGRRPDQQLQGEGKIIDRRPERRPPRERRFEKPIEEKGEGGEFSVDRPIIDRPIRGRGGLGRGRGGRGRGMGRGDGFDSRGKREFDRHSGSDRSSFSHYSGLKHEDKRGGSGSHNWGTVKDELTDLDQSNVTEETPEGEEHHPVADTENKENEVEEVKEEGPKEMTLDEWKAIQNKDRAKVEFNIRKPNEGADGQWKKGFVLHKSKSEEAHAEDSVMDHHFRKPANDITSQLEINFGDLGRPGRGGRGGRGGRGRGGRPNRGSRTDKSSASAPDVDDPEAFPALA from the exons ATGCCTGGGCACTTACAGGAAGGCTTCGGCTGCGTGGTCACCAACCGATTCGACCAGTTATTTGACGACGAATCGGACCCCTTCGAGGTGCTGAAGGCAGCggagaacaagaaaaaagaagccGGCGGGGGCGGCGTTGGGGGCCCCGGGGCCAAGAGCGCAGCTCAGGCCGCGGCCCAGACCAACTCCAACGCGGCAGGCAAACAGCTGCGCAAGGAGTCCCAGAAAGACCGCAAGAACCCGCTGCCCCCCAGCGTTGGCGTGGTTGACAAGAAAGAGGAGACGCAGCCGCCCGTGGCGCTTAAGAAAGAAG GAATAAGACGAGTTGGAAGAAGACCTGATCAACAACTTCAGGGTGAAGGGAAAATAATTGATAGAAGACCAGAAAGGCGACCACCTCGTGAACGAAGATTCGAAAAGCCAATTGAAGAAAAGGGTGAAGGAGGCGAATTTTCAGTTGATCg ACCGATTATTGACCGACCTATTCGAGGTCGTGGTGGTCTTGGAAGAGGTCGAGGGGGCCGTGGACGTGGAATGGGCCGAGGAGATGGATTTGATTCTCGTGGCAAACGTGAATTTGATAGGCATAGTGGAAGTGATAGATC TTCTTTTTCACATTACAGTGGCCTGAAGCACGAGGACAAACGTGGAGGTAGCGGATCTCACAACTGGGGAACTGTCAAAGATGAATTAAC TGACTTGGATCAATCAAATGTGACTGAGGAAACACCTGAAGGTGAAGAACATCATCCAGTGGCAGACACTGAAAATAA GGAGAATGAAGTTGAAGAGGTAAAAGAGGAGGGTCCAAAAGAGATGACTTTGGATGAGTGGAAGGCTATTCAAAATAAGGACCGGGCAAAAGTAGAATTTAATATCCGAAAACCAAATGAAGGTGCTGATGGGCAGTGGAAGAAGGGATTTGTTCTTCATAAATCAAAGAGTGAAGAG GCTCATGCTGAAGATTCGGTTATGGACCATCATTTCCGGAAGCCAGCAAATGATATAACGTCTCAGCTGGAGATCAATTTTGGAGACCTTGGCCGCCCAGGACGTGGTGGCAGGGGAGGACGAGGTGGACGTGGGCGTGGTGGGCGCCCAAACCGTGGCAGCAGGACCGACAAG tcaaGTGCTTCTGCTCCTGATGTGGATGACCCAGAGGCATTCCCAGCTCTGGCTTAA
- the LOC105498440 gene encoding SERPINE1 mRNA-binding protein 1 isoform X1 translates to MPGHLQEGFGCVVTNRFDQLFDDESDPFEVLKAAENKKKEAGGGGVGGPGAKSAAQAAAQTNSNAAGKQLRKESQKDRKNPLPPSVGVVDKKEETQPPVALKKEGIRRVGRRPDQQLQGEGKIIDRRPERRPPRERRFEKPIEEKGEGGEFSVDRPIIDRPIRGRGGLGRGRGGRGRGMGRGDGFDSRGKREFDRHSGSDRSSFSHYSGLKHEDKRGGSGSHNWGTVKDELTESPKYIQKQISYNYSDLDQSNVTEETPEGEEHHPVADTENKENEVEEVKEEGPKEMTLDEWKAIQNKDRAKVEFNIRKPNEGADGQWKKGFVLHKSKSEEAHAEDSVMDHHFRKPANDITSQLEINFGDLGRPGRGGRGGRGGRGRGGRPNRGSRTDKSSASAPDVDDPEAFPALA, encoded by the exons ATGCCTGGGCACTTACAGGAAGGCTTCGGCTGCGTGGTCACCAACCGATTCGACCAGTTATTTGACGACGAATCGGACCCCTTCGAGGTGCTGAAGGCAGCggagaacaagaaaaaagaagccGGCGGGGGCGGCGTTGGGGGCCCCGGGGCCAAGAGCGCAGCTCAGGCCGCGGCCCAGACCAACTCCAACGCGGCAGGCAAACAGCTGCGCAAGGAGTCCCAGAAAGACCGCAAGAACCCGCTGCCCCCCAGCGTTGGCGTGGTTGACAAGAAAGAGGAGACGCAGCCGCCCGTGGCGCTTAAGAAAGAAG GAATAAGACGAGTTGGAAGAAGACCTGATCAACAACTTCAGGGTGAAGGGAAAATAATTGATAGAAGACCAGAAAGGCGACCACCTCGTGAACGAAGATTCGAAAAGCCAATTGAAGAAAAGGGTGAAGGAGGCGAATTTTCAGTTGATCg ACCGATTATTGACCGACCTATTCGAGGTCGTGGTGGTCTTGGAAGAGGTCGAGGGGGCCGTGGACGTGGAATGGGCCGAGGAGATGGATTTGATTCTCGTGGCAAACGTGAATTTGATAGGCATAGTGGAAGTGATAGATC TTCTTTTTCACATTACAGTGGCCTGAAGCACGAGGACAAACGTGGAGGTAGCGGATCTCACAACTGGGGAACTGTCAAAGATGAATTAAC aGAGTCCCCCAAATACATTCAGAAACAAATATCTTATAATTACAGTGACTTGGATCAATCAAATGTGACTGAGGAAACACCTGAAGGTGAAGAACATCATCCAGTGGCAGACACTGAAAATAA GGAGAATGAAGTTGAAGAGGTAAAAGAGGAGGGTCCAAAAGAGATGACTTTGGATGAGTGGAAGGCTATTCAAAATAAGGACCGGGCAAAAGTAGAATTTAATATCCGAAAACCAAATGAAGGTGCTGATGGGCAGTGGAAGAAGGGATTTGTTCTTCATAAATCAAAGAGTGAAGAG GCTCATGCTGAAGATTCGGTTATGGACCATCATTTCCGGAAGCCAGCAAATGATATAACGTCTCAGCTGGAGATCAATTTTGGAGACCTTGGCCGCCCAGGACGTGGTGGCAGGGGAGGACGAGGTGGACGTGGGCGTGGTGGGCGCCCAAACCGTGGCAGCAGGACCGACAAG tcaaGTGCTTCTGCTCCTGATGTGGATGACCCAGAGGCATTCCCAGCTCTGGCTTAA
- the LOC105498440 gene encoding SERPINE1 mRNA-binding protein 1 isoform X4, translated as MPGHLQEGFGCVVTNRFDQLFDDESDPFEVLKAAENKKKEAGGGGVGGPGAKSAAQAAAQTNSNAAGKQLRKESQKDRKNPLPPSVGVVDKKEETQPPVALKKEGIRRVGRRPDQQLQGEGKIIDRRPERRPPRERRFEKPIEEKGEGGEFSVDRPIIDRPIRGRGGLGRGRGGRGRGMGRGDGFDSRGKREFDRHSGSDRSGLKHEDKRGGSGSHNWGTVKDELTDLDQSNVTEETPEGEEHHPVADTENKENEVEEVKEEGPKEMTLDEWKAIQNKDRAKVEFNIRKPNEGADGQWKKGFVLHKSKSEEAHAEDSVMDHHFRKPANDITSQLEINFGDLGRPGRGGRGGRGGRGRGGRPNRGSRTDKSSASAPDVDDPEAFPALA; from the exons ATGCCTGGGCACTTACAGGAAGGCTTCGGCTGCGTGGTCACCAACCGATTCGACCAGTTATTTGACGACGAATCGGACCCCTTCGAGGTGCTGAAGGCAGCggagaacaagaaaaaagaagccGGCGGGGGCGGCGTTGGGGGCCCCGGGGCCAAGAGCGCAGCTCAGGCCGCGGCCCAGACCAACTCCAACGCGGCAGGCAAACAGCTGCGCAAGGAGTCCCAGAAAGACCGCAAGAACCCGCTGCCCCCCAGCGTTGGCGTGGTTGACAAGAAAGAGGAGACGCAGCCGCCCGTGGCGCTTAAGAAAGAAG GAATAAGACGAGTTGGAAGAAGACCTGATCAACAACTTCAGGGTGAAGGGAAAATAATTGATAGAAGACCAGAAAGGCGACCACCTCGTGAACGAAGATTCGAAAAGCCAATTGAAGAAAAGGGTGAAGGAGGCGAATTTTCAGTTGATCg ACCGATTATTGACCGACCTATTCGAGGTCGTGGTGGTCTTGGAAGAGGTCGAGGGGGCCGTGGACGTGGAATGGGCCGAGGAGATGGATTTGATTCTCGTGGCAAACGTGAATTTGATAGGCATAGTGGAAGTGATAGATC TGGCCTGAAGCACGAGGACAAACGTGGAGGTAGCGGATCTCACAACTGGGGAACTGTCAAAGATGAATTAAC TGACTTGGATCAATCAAATGTGACTGAGGAAACACCTGAAGGTGAAGAACATCATCCAGTGGCAGACACTGAAAATAA GGAGAATGAAGTTGAAGAGGTAAAAGAGGAGGGTCCAAAAGAGATGACTTTGGATGAGTGGAAGGCTATTCAAAATAAGGACCGGGCAAAAGTAGAATTTAATATCCGAAAACCAAATGAAGGTGCTGATGGGCAGTGGAAGAAGGGATTTGTTCTTCATAAATCAAAGAGTGAAGAG GCTCATGCTGAAGATTCGGTTATGGACCATCATTTCCGGAAGCCAGCAAATGATATAACGTCTCAGCTGGAGATCAATTTTGGAGACCTTGGCCGCCCAGGACGTGGTGGCAGGGGAGGACGAGGTGGACGTGGGCGTGGTGGGCGCCCAAACCGTGGCAGCAGGACCGACAAG tcaaGTGCTTCTGCTCCTGATGTGGATGACCCAGAGGCATTCCCAGCTCTGGCTTAA